A single region of the Methanomassiliicoccales archaeon genome encodes:
- a CDS encoding AAA family ATPase, with product MNADQRLKTYIEGYDRILEGGIPINHIVLVAGTPGTMKSSLSYYMLYHSVLEGGMTAVYITLEQSRESLLRQMEKMGLKTDQVKDRLHVLDLSIIRKKLREVSTGGSWMQVFKGYVSNLKENLHFQLLVIDSLDVLETMADIADRRTDLFYMFEWLRDLGCTVMLISEASPDRLMDGSYDEGYLSDGIITLKMQVVRDVETQRRIRTVKMRETNHDPSYYSLLFSNSKFQVTKVISE from the coding sequence TTGAATGCAGATCAGCGACTGAAAACCTACATCGAAGGCTACGACCGCATCCTGGAGGGAGGCATACCCATCAACCACATAGTGCTCGTGGCCGGGACGCCGGGCACCATGAAGTCCTCTCTATCCTACTACATGCTGTACCACAGTGTGCTCGAGGGCGGCATGACGGCGGTCTACATCACCCTCGAACAATCGCGCGAAAGCCTGTTGAGGCAGATGGAGAAGATGGGCCTGAAGACCGATCAGGTCAAGGACCGATTGCACGTGCTGGACCTGAGCATCATCCGTAAGAAGCTGCGCGAAGTTTCCACCGGCGGATCGTGGATGCAGGTGTTCAAGGGATATGTCAGCAATCTGAAGGAGAACTTGCATTTCCAACTCCTGGTCATCGATTCGCTCGACGTCCTAGAGACCATGGCAGACATCGCCGATCGGCGGACCGACCTGTTCTATATGTTCGAGTGGCTGCGTGACCTGGGCTGCACGGTCATGCTCATATCCGAAGCGTCCCCGGACCGGCTCATGGACGGCTCTTATGACGAAGGCTACCTGAGCGATGGCATCATCACTTTGAAGATGCAGGTGGTGCGGGACGTGGAGACACAGAGAAGGATCCGGACGGTGAAGATGCGCGAGACCAACCACGACCCTTCCTACTACTCCCTGCTGTTCAGCAATAGCAAGTTCCAGGTGACCAAGGTCATAAGCGAGTAA